In Naumovozyma castellii chromosome 1, complete genome, one DNA window encodes the following:
- the LTO1 gene encoding ribosome biosynthesis protein LTO1 (ancestral locus Anc_1.97), producing MDIFDNLLNLEEQFYEEGWEEGHNENLKNNFLEGKQFGLQVGFQRFVLLGQMTGFCDVLDSLELGNQNLEKNVESIRSLIKTVGLSNKDEDVENLEKILVKLKNKFRTILISVNRLTKQDKKRIIDFDDFEDLSRIIAGEVKGFVEDEDVDEAKTAQDQAQAW from the coding sequence ATGGATATATTCGATAACCTACTAAATCTGGAAGAACAGTTTTATGAAGAAGGTTGGGAAGAAGGGCACAAtgagaatttgaaaaataactTTCTGGAGGGAAAGCAATTTGGTTTGCAAGTTGGATTCCAAAGATTTGTATTATTGGGTCAAATGACAGGGTTCTGTGATGTATTAGATTCATTAGAATTGGGAAATCAAAACTTGGAGAAGAATGTGGAATCTATTAGATCCTTAATAAAAACGGTAGGGCTGAGTAAtaaggatgaagatgttgaaaatttagaaaagatTTTGGTAAAACTAAAAAACAAATTCAGAACCATATTAATCTCTGTCAATCGATTAACGAAACAAGataagaaaagaataattgattttgatgattttgaagatcttTCAAGAATAATTGCTGGTGAAGTGAAAGGTTTcgttgaagatgaagatgtaGATGAAGCAAAAACTGCACAAGACCAAGCTCAAGCATGGTAA
- the ATX1 gene encoding copper metallochaperone ATX1 (ancestral locus Anc_1.98), which translates to MSEGNHYQFNVVMTCSGCSGAIDKALTRLKPEVSKIDISLEKQTVDVISTLPYETILEKIQKTGKQVNSGKQL; encoded by the coding sequence ATGTCAGAAGGGAATCATTACCAATTTAATGTCGTCATGACATGTTCAGGCTGCTCTGGCGCCATTGATAAGGCATTGACTCGTTTAAAGCCTGAAGTTTCTAAAATCGATATCTCATTGGAGAAACAAACGGTAGATGTCATCTCTACCTTGCCCTATGAAACTATCCTGGAAAAGATTCAGAAGACAGGGAAGCAAGTCAATTCTGGGAAGCAGTTGTGA